From a region of the Mytilus galloprovincialis chromosome 3, xbMytGall1.hap1.1, whole genome shotgun sequence genome:
- the LOC143067666 gene encoding 1-deoxyxylulose-5-phosphate synthase YajO-like, whose protein sequence is MSSGNEITVDYTHLGRSGLVVSNLCLGTMTFGKNEKSYSAIYTSPTQTDEENSHKILDRFIELGGNMIDTSNLYSHGKSEETIGQWLCRQNRSDIVLATKVRAPVGPGPNDSGLSRRHIIQSCQESLRRLQTDFIDLYQMHAWDDSVPLEETLRTFDDLIREGKVRYIGASNLKGWQLQKMMDMSKYMGLPSVITLQQQYNLLRRESENDEFEVCSNEGVGVLPFGALKGGLLSGKYKKQNGSIVVTSGRLSHASSIGYKSTQSCPALQNYENDDSYWKLMSAMTQMAKNHGKTVSQIALRWVLQKNIVASVIIGATSIQQLEENMASGSGWRLSHEEMMELDTLSQRNNNFVQNQGDIWKSKARIMFPNTV, encoded by the exons ATGAGCAGCGGTAACGAAATTACAGTAGACTATACCCATTTGGGTCGATCTGGCCTCGTCGTTTCCAATTTATGCCTAGGAACAATGACgtttggtaaaaatgaaaagtCTTATTCAGCC ATTTATACAAGTCCAACCCAGACGGATGAAGAAAACTCACATAAAATTTTAGATAGATTTATAGAACTTGGAGGTAACATGATTGATACGTCAAACTTATATTCTCATGGAAAATCAGAAGAGACAATTGGACAATGGTTATGCAG ACAAAATCGTTCAGACATTGTTCTTGCAACCAAAGTACGTGCACCAGTTGGACCAGGGCCGAATGATAGTGGACTAAGCAGACGACACATTATACAAAGCTGTCAGGAAAGTCTACGACGATTACAGACAGACTTTATAGATTTATATCAG atgcaTGCTTGGGATGATTCTGTTCCTCTTGAGGAAACATTGCGAACGTTTGACGATCTAATTCGAGAAGGAAAAGTAAGGTATATTGGTGCCAGTAATCTTAAAGGTTGGCAGTTACAGAAAATGATGGACATGTCTAAATATATGGGATTACCATCTGTCATTACTTTACAG CAACAATATAACTTACTGCGGAGAGAATCCGAAAACGATGAATTCGAAGTCTGCAGCAACGAAGGAGTAGGTGTTTTGCCGTTTGGCGCATTAAAGGG TGGATTACTAAGTGGAAAATATAAGAAACAGAATGGTAGTATTGTTGTAACATCAGGACGTTTGTCACATGCCAGTTCTATAGGCTATAAAAGTACACAATCATGTCCAGCCCTAcagaattatgaaaatgacgatTCCTATTGGAAACTTATGTCAGCTATGACGCAAATGGCAAAAAATCATG ggAAAACTGTCAGTCAGATCGCATTGAGATGGGTTCTGCAAAAGAACATTGTGGCGTCTGTTATCATAGGTGCCACTAGTATACAACAGTTAGAAGAAAATATGGCATCTGGCAGTGGATGGCGATTATCACACGAAGAA ATGATGGAATTGGATACATTGTCacaaagaaataataattttgtGCAGAATCAAGGAGATATATGGAAATCAAAGGCCAGAATAATGTTCCCAAATACTGTATAA
- the LOC143067667 gene encoding uncharacterized protein LOC143067667, with product MSNLQFSQVQSYHCNLTEIDEQYRNITLCKKDRWNLTYCETDSEFELQWACETQLRGIVIHSEKLSYHYTECGTHLKDFLVYNHGIPVEIEQYVKENLACDLFNCMDDRNLYPLQYILCNCCSVPTTHSPGSGTWDIFSRKYFTADCKFNEIYDTLKQRCRQTDCFPGKQMIGGSCEQYLPTSLYSQPLAYVFPFVLTSRYSHSEITQILQKDSNEMLSFSTSLCIKPKAKSISYFVRIDIMIFSYEYIADIEAILIDYSSRLLKSLSKRNITVKYDYQSILTDENIEFDNITACVNRNRSLISNLLVCRHVLFTQSEYRLSQKNNEIILDDYDAKFQFYQYHVDSEKILRICIKDFYRIVNLDDKNDVVYLAIMITCTVISVLCLLATLITYCLFSALKTLPGKNIMSLVFSLLIYNILYLILMLVDAADTTVCQVIGIVTHFFLLSTFGCLTMGTVHMFRIFGHDSLSSTLKANQSKYTFKIYTASAYGSAATIVVINITVLHISTGTFTGYGYNNKCFISNVQSFIATVLVPLIITFIINIILYSITTYKLYKKLYSNSAVSAVSKTNKKEISIFIKLFTTTGCSWILLLINFFVNKTPVSIAIAVLNGFQGLYIFIAYIFNERIYRMYKFEIIGLTARKSPSTIMTSLPPSQQTISE from the exons ATGTCAAATCTACAGTTTTCTCAAGTTCAGTCTTATCATTGCAATTTGACCGAAATCGATGAGCAATATAGAAATATTACCTTGTGCAAAAAGGACAGATGGAATTTAACATATTGTGAAACTGATAGTGAGTTTGAATTACAATGGGCTTGTGAAACCCAGTTACGCGGTATAGTTATACACAGTGAAAAACTATCTTACCACTACACAGAATGTGGAACCCATCTGAAAGATTTTTTAGTTTATAATCATGGCATACCAGTAGAAATAGAACAGTATGTAAAGGAAAATTTGGCTTGTGATTTATTTAACTGTATGGATGATCGCAATTTGTACCCTTTACAATACATCTTATGTAATTGTTGTTCTGTGCCAACGACCCATTCACCTGGTTCAGGTACTTGGGATATATTTAGTCGCAAATACTTCACTGCTGACTGTAAATTTAACGAGATTTATGATACTCTTAAG caaaGATGTCGCCAAACTGACTGTTTTCCAGGAAAACAAATGATAGGAGGTAGTTGTGAACAATATTTACCAACATCGTTATATTCTCAACCACTTGCATATGTGTTTCCGTTCGTGTTAACATCAAGATATAGTCATTCAGAAATAACACAGATTTTACAGAAGGATTCCAATGAAATGCTCTCATTTTCAACTTCGTTGTGTATTAAACCAAAAGCCAAATCAATTTCCTACTTTGTTCGAATTGATATTATGATATTTAGTTATGAATATATTGCAGACATAGAAGCAATTTTAATAGATTATTCTTCTCGTCTTTTAAAAAGTTTAAGCAAAAGGAATATAACTGTAAAATACGATTATCAGTCAATTTTAACTGATGAAAATATAGAGTTCGACAATATTACAGCTTGTGTAAATAGGAACCGCTCTCTTATATCTAATTTGTTAGTATGTCGACATGTTTTATTTACACAAAGTGAGTATAGATTATCccaaaaaaacaatgaaataattttaGACGATTATGACGCaaagtttcaattttatcaatATCATGTAGACTCTGAAAAAATCTTGAGAATATGCATTAAGGATTTTTATCGTATTGTTAACTTAGATGACAAAAACGACGTTGTATATCTGGCAATAATGATAACTTGCACTGTTATTTCAGTCCTGTGCCTATTGGCGACTTTAATAACATACTGTTTATTTTCAGCACTTAAAACTCTACCGGGAAAGAATATTATGAGCTTAGTTTTTTCTCTTCTTATATACAATATACTTTATTTGATATTAATGCTCGTCGATGCCGCAGATACAACAGTGTGTCAGGTTATCGGTATAGTTACCCATTTCTTTCTGCTATCTACCTTCGGATGTTTGACCATGGGCACGGTTCATATGTTCAGAATATTTGGACACGATAGTCTTTCGTCTACTCTAAAAGCTAATCAAAGTAAATATACGTTTAAGATATACACTGCTTCCGCTTATGGCTCTGCCGCTACAATAGTAGTCATAAACATTACAGTTTTGCACATTTCCACAGGAACCTTTACTGGATATGGATATAATAATAAATgctttatttcaaatgttcagAGCTTTATTGCGACAGTTTTGGTACCACTAATTATCACATTTATCATAAACATAATATTATATTCAATAACGACGTACAAACTGTACAAGAAACTTTATTCGAATTCGGCTGTATCTGCAGtttctaaaacaaataaaaaagaaataagcaTCTTTATTAAACTTTTTACAACAACTGGTTGTTCCTGGATATTGTTGCTTATTAATTTTTTCGTCAATAAGACACCAGTTTCAATAGCGATAGCCGTTTTAAATGGGTTTCAAGGACTCTACATTTTTATAGCTTACATTTTCAATGAACGTATATACCGAATGTATAAATTTGAGATAATTGGATTGACTGCTCGAAAATCGCCGTCGACAATTATGACATCACTTCCACCTTCCCAACAAACAATTTCAGAATAG